A single Candidatus Rubidus massiliensis DNA region contains:
- the yidC gene encoding Oxa1Ec produces the protein MDKRSLLFIIALTVLLFFVNNYFQSDHDNRTRQWLEQQKAIKEQQLGQIESQIAKLNVEQTSLPIVPIYSDSQGLHFLSNGIYQEGTILTITTQNGLPSQAFAQIDGKNIAIKTIHSSNEKGKAVIYQVEGNKPLIFKTLPDFGKYSVILIPATENGKIYNGEYIDGHFSILQKQRQQLRKDLDISSDNTLQIYDSIALTKNGEGIFPVGIYSSDREKLIPLDALEYLENSIKPLQVKTNPVSNNNQKVEEKFYVLENDYLQLVFSNYGGALSEINLPFKTKNNTLSVVREIEFDREMAKNHPYNARFPSHSYDTPGASLKDLTFHEKGSVGGYYPLIRRDLIEKPPFQSVKVTPKHYALNIVSEYPEMAELVFQVKEFTKDRIVFEAKQSHRTITKTFSLKDVIEKNAPYIIDLNITVDGDARGLWLTSGIPEVEWISGGPAPSLKYRITRNNKPAVETVDLPKDSTTISSVYPDWIDNSNGFFGIIIDPLTKIDTGFRVQQVAGTVVPSRLVEIQQEYDRFKAQNMPGYNVMLPLNSSGGSMDFRIFAGPFEDDVLKTVDKIYSNTATGYNPDYIASQTFHGWFSFISEPFANFLFVLMKFFHSISGSWALSIILLTIALRIMMYPLNAWSTKSMLAMQKIGPEVTAIQEKHKKDPKKAQLEIMNLYRERGVNPISGCLPLLLQMPFLIGMFDLLKSTFELRGASFIPGWIDDLTAPDVLFSWQTPIFFFGNEFHLLPFLLGGVMFLQQRMMTQLPKDSSQWTDQQRQQRAMSSIMPILFAVMFYNFPSGLNIYWLSSMLLGILQQWWTQRQLQNAPQPPLTSIKSKK, from the coding sequence ATGGACAAACGATCTCTTTTATTTATAATCGCTTTGACAGTACTTTTATTCTTCGTAAATAATTATTTTCAAAGTGATCATGATAACCGCACCCGACAATGGCTTGAACAACAAAAAGCAATTAAAGAACAGCAATTAGGACAAATTGAGTCTCAAATTGCAAAATTGAATGTTGAGCAAACAAGCCTACCCATTGTTCCTATATATTCTGATTCACAAGGACTTCATTTTTTATCAAATGGAATCTATCAAGAAGGTACAATTCTTACAATTACTACTCAAAATGGTTTGCCAAGCCAAGCCTTTGCACAAATAGACGGCAAAAATATTGCTATAAAAACAATACACTCCTCAAATGAAAAAGGTAAAGCCGTTATATACCAAGTAGAAGGTAATAAGCCTTTAATTTTTAAAACTTTGCCAGATTTTGGAAAATATTCAGTTATTTTGATTCCAGCTACAGAAAATGGTAAAATTTATAATGGGGAATACATCGATGGTCACTTTTCAATCCTCCAAAAGCAAAGGCAACAATTACGAAAAGATTTAGATATCTCATCTGATAATACTCTTCAAATTTATGATTCGATTGCTCTGACAAAAAATGGAGAAGGTATTTTCCCTGTAGGCATATATAGCTCTGATAGAGAAAAACTCATCCCTCTTGATGCCCTTGAATATTTAGAAAATTCTATCAAGCCTCTTCAAGTCAAGACTAATCCTGTTTCCAATAACAATCAAAAGGTAGAAGAGAAATTTTATGTGTTGGAGAATGACTATCTTCAGTTAGTTTTCTCTAACTACGGTGGAGCTTTGAGTGAAATAAACCTTCCATTTAAAACAAAAAATAATACTTTAAGTGTAGTTAGGGAAATAGAGTTTGATCGTGAAATGGCAAAAAACCATCCCTATAATGCCCGATTTCCGTCTCACTCTTACGACACACCAGGTGCTAGCCTTAAAGATTTAACTTTCCATGAGAAGGGATCAGTTGGTGGTTATTATCCATTGATTAGAAGAGATTTAATTGAAAAACCTCCTTTCCAATCTGTTAAAGTGACACCTAAGCATTATGCTTTAAATATTGTTTCTGAATATCCTGAAATGGCTGAACTTGTATTTCAAGTTAAAGAATTCACAAAGGATAGAATTGTTTTTGAGGCAAAGCAATCACATCGCACTATTACAAAAACATTTTCTTTAAAAGATGTTATAGAAAAAAATGCTCCTTATATTATTGATTTAAATATAACTGTAGATGGAGATGCAAGAGGTCTTTGGCTAACAAGTGGTATTCCTGAAGTGGAGTGGATTTCAGGAGGACCTGCACCTTCTTTAAAATATAGAATTACAAGGAACAATAAGCCTGCTGTTGAAACAGTTGATTTACCCAAAGATTCAACAACCATAAGCTCTGTTTATCCCGATTGGATTGATAATTCTAATGGTTTTTTTGGCATCATCATAGACCCATTAACAAAAATTGATACCGGTTTTAGAGTACAACAAGTGGCAGGAACTGTCGTGCCGTCAAGGCTTGTAGAAATACAACAAGAGTATGATCGTTTCAAAGCGCAAAACATGCCAGGATATAATGTCATGTTACCCTTAAACTCTTCTGGCGGTTCCATGGACTTTAGAATTTTCGCTGGTCCCTTTGAAGATGATGTGTTAAAGACCGTAGATAAAATTTATTCTAATACAGCAACTGGCTACAATCCTGATTATATAGCATCCCAAACCTTTCACGGTTGGTTTTCCTTTATCTCAGAACCTTTTGCCAATTTCTTATTTGTGTTAATGAAATTTTTTCATTCGATTTCAGGATCATGGGCTTTATCGATCATTTTATTGACAATTGCTTTAAGGATCATGATGTACCCATTAAATGCGTGGTCAACAAAATCTATGTTGGCGATGCAAAAAATAGGGCCTGAAGTTACAGCTATCCAAGAAAAGCACAAAAAAGATCCTAAAAAAGCACAATTAGAAATTATGAATTTGTATAGAGAAAGAGGTGTTAATCCAATTTCAGGATGTCTTCCCCTTTTACTACAAATGCCCTTTTTGATTGGTATGTTTGATTTGCTAAAATCAACTTTTGAATTACGAGGAGCTAGTTTCATTCCAGGTTGGATTGATGATTTGACAGCCCCAGACGTCTTATTTAGCTGGCAAACTCCTATTTTCTTCTTTGGAAATGAGTTTCATCTTCTTCCATTCTTATTGGGTGGCGTCATGTTTTTACAACAAAGAATGATGACTCAGCTTCCAAAAGATAGCTCTCAATGGACAGACCAACAAAGACAGCAAAGAGCCATGAGTTCTATCATGCCAATACTTTTTGCTGTGATGTTTTATAATTTTCCTTCTGGATTAAATATCTATTGGCTATCTTCCATGTTGTTAGGTATTTTACAGCAATGGTGGACCCAAAGACAGTTGCAGAATGCACCGCAACCACCTTTGACTAGTATAAAAAGCAAAAAGTGA
- the pkn1_3 gene encoding Serine/threonine-protein kinase pkn1, producing the protein MEGKELGDYCIIKQIGQGSLGNVFLAEHRFMKKQFVLKVLPDELSNDRSFIQRFEEDVTLLSSIEHPNIVKIRNVSFDQGRFFLVTDCVVDEFGETTNLGQYFLEKEKKLDEEEIFHILRQLADGLDYAHSKKFGTKGIAHRGIKLNNILMGKKNALGIRDVYLSDYGLSKIVGMNAVLTRTYKYVADAVGVDLNFACGKNRIESYTALPNDKQKISHLHASFLQNFIFLSPEQKKVDFLLTHGCSADIYAFGILAYYLLMGEFPEGYFPMPSENSAWKKNWNLLIQKCLANNPLNRPEQLIPILDQISENISIPNQIGIEIMNVSQQELTTPSFQQEPEHARTLAESLPGLQRVVNPSDVQGKVLRPVLQMTHLERPRNDADPSLLFQVDSTVKQYQPEKKEQKNIQPLLTDMVVIRGGSFERGSYDGNRDEMPRHQINLPSFAIDTHPVTNEQFVRFLEAMGGEKDSNHNDIIRMRDSRIKRSGGKLSIESGYAKHPVVGVTWYGAVAYAKWIGKRLPTEAEWEIAACGGDQHCLYPTGDDIEKTQANFFSSDTTAVMSYAPNSFGLYDMAGNVYEWCHDWYGYNYYEISVQEPENPKGPLQGVYRVLRGGCWKSLKEDLRCSRRHRNNPGTVNGTYGFRCATDVQAI; encoded by the coding sequence ATGGAAGGGAAAGAGTTAGGTGATTATTGCATCATTAAACAAATTGGACAAGGCTCCTTAGGTAATGTATTTTTAGCCGAACACCGATTTATGAAAAAGCAATTTGTTTTAAAAGTATTGCCTGACGAACTATCTAATGACCGAAGTTTTATACAAAGATTTGAAGAAGATGTCACTCTCTTATCTTCAATAGAACATCCAAATATTGTGAAAATTCGCAATGTATCTTTTGACCAAGGACGTTTTTTCTTAGTGACTGATTGTGTTGTCGATGAATTTGGAGAAACTACAAATTTAGGGCAATATTTTTTAGAAAAAGAAAAAAAACTTGATGAAGAGGAAATTTTTCATATTTTAAGACAATTAGCAGATGGATTAGATTATGCTCATTCGAAAAAATTTGGCACTAAAGGAATTGCGCATAGAGGTATTAAGTTAAATAATATTTTAATGGGTAAAAAAAATGCGCTTGGAATTCGTGATGTTTATTTAAGTGATTATGGGCTATCAAAAATTGTTGGAATGAATGCTGTTTTAACAAGGACTTATAAATATGTGGCTGATGCTGTTGGAGTCGATTTAAATTTTGCCTGTGGAAAAAATAGAATAGAAAGTTATACAGCTTTACCAAACGACAAGCAAAAAATTAGTCATTTGCATGCTTCTTTTTTACAAAATTTCATTTTTTTATCTCCTGAGCAAAAAAAGGTAGATTTTTTGCTAACGCATGGATGTTCTGCAGATATTTATGCTTTTGGTATACTTGCTTATTATTTATTAATGGGAGAATTTCCTGAAGGGTATTTCCCTATGCCATCAGAGAATTCGGCCTGGAAAAAAAATTGGAATTTATTAATCCAAAAATGTTTAGCTAATAATCCTTTAAATCGACCAGAGCAATTAATCCCCATACTTGATCAAATTAGTGAAAATATTTCTATACCAAATCAGATTGGAATAGAAATTATGAACGTAAGTCAACAAGAACTAACTACCCCTTCTTTTCAACAAGAACCTGAACACGCAAGGACACTAGCGGAAAGTTTGCCTGGACTTCAGCGCGTGGTAAATCCAAGTGATGTACAAGGAAAAGTATTGCGTCCTGTTTTACAAATGACACACTTAGAACGACCTAGAAATGACGCTGATCCAAGTCTTTTATTTCAGGTCGATTCAACTGTTAAGCAATATCAACCGGAAAAAAAAGAGCAAAAAAACATTCAGCCTCTTCTTACGGATATGGTTGTGATTAGAGGAGGTTCTTTTGAAAGGGGAAGTTATGATGGCAATAGAGACGAAATGCCTCGTCATCAAATAAATCTTCCAAGTTTTGCGATAGATACACATCCTGTTACCAACGAACAATTTGTTCGCTTTTTAGAAGCTATGGGTGGGGAAAAAGATAGTAATCACAATGATATTATCAGAATGAGAGATTCTAGAATTAAAAGAAGTGGTGGAAAATTAAGTATAGAGTCTGGCTATGCCAAACATCCAGTGGTTGGTGTAACTTGGTATGGAGCCGTAGCTTATGCTAAATGGATAGGTAAAAGATTGCCAACTGAGGCAGAATGGGAAATAGCTGCCTGTGGAGGAGACCAACATTGTTTATATCCCACGGGAGACGATATTGAAAAAACTCAAGCAAACTTTTTTAGTTCTGACACAACAGCTGTAATGAGCTATGCTCCCAATTCATTCGGCCTATACGATATGGCAGGAAATGTTTATGAGTGGTGTCATGATTGGTATGGATATAATTATTACGAAATATCGGTACAAGAGCCAGAAAATCCAAAAGGACCTCTTCAAGGTGTTTATCGAGTTTTAAGAGGAGGTTGTTGGAAAAGCCTAAAAGAAGATTTACGCTGTTCTAGAAGGCATAGAAATAATCCTGGAACAGTAAATGGGACATATGGCTTTAGATGTGCAACCGATGTACAAGCAATTTAA
- the yfkJ gene encoding Low molecular weight protein-tyrosine-phosphatase YfkJ codes for MGHMALDVQPMYKQFNGNKMKSVMFVCLGNICRSPAGEWILRQMAEKAKIPVKVQSSGLGNWHLGQLPDERMRHAAASRGFHLTSRAQQFKPKYLDEYDYILAADQEVLQDLHKLAKTTEQKSKIHLMTTFSKTFQNQEVPDPYYEGMQAFELVLDMLEDSCQGLLKEIKK; via the coding sequence ATGGGACATATGGCTTTAGATGTGCAACCGATGTACAAGCAATTTAACGGTAACAAAATGAAATCAGTAATGTTTGTTTGCTTAGGTAATATTTGTAGATCGCCAGCTGGTGAATGGATCTTAAGACAAATGGCTGAAAAAGCAAAAATTCCTGTAAAAGTGCAAAGTAGCGGACTTGGTAATTGGCATCTTGGACAACTACCAGATGAAAGAATGCGCCATGCAGCAGCTTCAAGAGGTTTTCATTTAACAAGCCGTGCGCAACAATTTAAGCCAAAATATTTAGATGAATACGACTATATTTTAGCGGCTGATCAAGAAGTGTTACAAGATTTACATAAATTAGCAAAAACAACAGAACAAAAGTCCAAAATTCATTTAATGACAACATTTAGTAAAACATTTCAAAATCAAGAAGTTCCAGATCCATATTATGAAGGAATGCAAGCTTTTGAATTAGTTCTTGATATGTTAGAGGATAGCTGCCAAGGATTGCTAAAAGAAATAAAAAAATAA